One window of Magallana gigas chromosome 2, xbMagGiga1.1, whole genome shotgun sequence genomic DNA carries:
- the LOC136273133 gene encoding uncharacterized protein isoform X2 has translation MRLGDYKNGEHRYCTICEMGQNDAINMRIQQSECIDQNFHVPMPDGSKEPICKEGISGAIIPGCGPLPTSDGLSWRTESGKPIQVKSTVYEAYYPRCSQDSVLNRDLQSARCGEDLRWNATIQGLRCLYGCGPFPIGSKWRLQNGSEAGNESLLGETYFSECSPGHKRSIVMYCGPESKWHTNYSTPCETNKCERWYCSLEILIGICVGVGGLVLVAIVILIVYALYRSRRNQPVSTEEPEDAPLKEFTFTVSNTPGEQQPETMGDLKGEFLQMTAAKQECASA, from the exons ACAAAAATGGAGAGCATCGATACTGTACGATATGTGAAATGGGGCAAAATGACGCAATAAACATGAGAATTCAACAATCTGAGTGCATTGATCAAAACTTCCATGTCCCGATGCCCGACGGCAGCAAGGAACCAATATGTAAGGAGGGCATTAGTGGTGCCATTATACCAG GTTGTGGTCCTTTGCCAACATCAGATGGACTTTCTTGGAGGACAGAGTCCGGTAAACCCATACAGGTCAAAAGTACTGTGTATGAGGCGTACTATCCTAGATGTAGTCAGGATAGCGTCCTTAACAGGGACCTACAGAGCGCTCGATGTGGTGAAGACCTGAGATGGAACGCCACCATCCAAGGATTGCGATGTCTTTATG GTTGTGGACCTTTCCCAATTGGTTCGAAGTGGAGGCTGCAGAATGGAAGCGAGGCTGGAAATGAAAGTTTGCTGGGGGAGACTTATTTCAGTGAATGCTCGCCTGGTCACAAACGGAGCATAGTGATGTACTGTGGACCAGAATCGAAATGGCACACTAATTATTCTACACCATGTGAGACTAACAAATGTG AGCGGTGGTATTGTAGTTTAGAAATCCTTATTG GAATCTGTGTTGGAGTTGGTGGGCTTGTTTTAGTCGCCATTGTGATACTCATTGTGTATGCTCTTTATCGTAGTCGGCGGAATCAACCCGTCTCCACCGAGGAACCCGAGGACGCCCCATTGAAGGAATTCACATTCACCGTCAGCAATACCCCCGGGGAGCAACAACCTGAAACAATGGGGGACTTAAAGGGGGAATTTTTACAAATGACAGCTGCGAAACAGGAATGCGCCTCTGCGTAA
- the LOC136271680 gene encoding uncharacterized protein, producing MAYRSAVHETTCTTPDMMMLGRKVATPLDIVYEMPSSMKRIPQNRWVWKLQEKLEEAHTIVRKLMNANIQRQEWYHDRKLNWQSFDKGDKVYIYFPRRKAGRLPKFFSYWQGPFEVIEKCSNVTYKVICGARGTHQVIHTDRIRPVVKQVLSGEQDKEVTSNKQEAAASNQIDDKKHDSDMTTNKRRAKRPAYLDDYYFL from the coding sequence ATGGCCTACAGATCAGCTGTCCACGAAACTACATGCACGACACCAGACATGATGATGTTAGGTCGAAAAGTTGCTACACCTCTTGATATTGTTTATGAGATGCCATCATCCATGAAAAGAATCCCTCAAAACAGATGGGTTTGGAAACTGCAGGAAAAACTAGAAGAGGCCCATACTATTGTAAGAAAATTGATGAACGCCAATATACAGAGGCAGGAATGGTACCACGACAGGAAACTCAATTGGCAATCATTTGATAAAGGCGATaaggtttatatttattttccaaGGCGAAAAGCAGGAAGATTGCCTAAGTTCTTTTCTTACTGGCAGGGTCCCTTTGAGGTGATTGAAAAATGTTCTAACGTAACATACAAAGTCATTTGTGGTGCCAGAGGAACACATCAGGTCATACATACGGATCGAATCCGACCAGTTGTGAAACAAGTTTTGAGTGGTGAGCAAGACAAAGAAGTTACCTCTAATAAGCAGGAAGCAGCCGCTTCCAATCAGATTGACGACAAGAAACATGACAGTGACATGACAACAAATAAAAGACGTGCAAAACGACCAGCCTATCTTGATGACTACTATTTTTTGTAG